In a single window of the Scophthalmus maximus strain ysfricsl-2021 chromosome 18, ASM2237912v1, whole genome shotgun sequence genome:
- the matn3a gene encoding matrilin-3a isoform X1, translating into MKSSPWGLLCCASLLLSDVLGTYHLGAGDPQLLAAQSFAQTRSNGRPPLRTLNPAIHRSDYTYRGGYHYHYQPPRIPPPVVYQPVPLPPPVTYHRHSVPVPPYHHRFSGPVAPHMHHAYKGLSPPVVHHPHQWVKGPFPYKFKGPCPTRSEPSVPTTAVVHLPTAVPSLPEPTLLPTPPATTAAPPTTTMPVAVTTVPPAETSAPVTLPVSTQSGLITTVSPVETETDSPCKSRHLDLVFIIDSSRSVRPGEFEKVKIFLADMVDTLGVGSDATRVAVVNYASTVKLEFLLGDHFNKPDMKKAISRIEPLAAGTMTGLAIKTAVTEAFTEQSGARPRSRNIAKVAIIVTDGRPQDQVEEVSAAARASGIEIYAVGVDRADMRSLQLMASVPLDDHVFYVETYGVIEKLTSKFRETLCGLDPCTTGHECEHICVNSNASYHCKCRNGYILNADKKTCALKQVKVEVVEDPCKCEARLAFQKQTQAAVQQLTAKLADVSGRIERLENMVGRA; encoded by the exons ATGAAGTCTTCCCCCTGGGGCCTGCTGTGCTGCGCCTCCCTGCTGCTGTCCGACGTGCTGGGCACGTACCACCTCGGTGCCGGGGATCCTCAGCTCTTGGCAGCACAGAGCTTCGCTCAGACCAGAAGCAATGGTCGACCCCCGCTCAGGACCCTGAATCCAGCAA TTCACAGAAGTGATTACACGTATAGAGGAGGGTATCACTACCACTACCAGCCGCCGAGGATCCCTCCACCGGTAGTGTATCaacctgttcctcttcctccgccggTGACTTACCACAGACACTCGGTCCCCGTGCCGCCCTATCACCACCGGTTCTCAGGGCCGGTGGCGCCGCATATGCACCACGCATACAAGGGTCTATCTCCACCTGTAGTTCACCATCCTCACCAATGGGTCAAAGGCCCGTTTCCATACAAATTCAAAGGTCCGTGCCCAACGAGGTCAGAGCCCTCGGTGCCAACAACAGCTGTGGTTCACCTCCCTACCGCCGTCCCATCGCTGCCAGAGCCAACACTGCTCCCAACTCCGCCAGCGACCACAGCGGCACCGCCGACAACCACCATGCCGGTGGCGGTGACCACGGTGCCGCCGGCGGAGACCAGCGCTCCTGTGACGCTACCGGTCAGTACCCAAAGCGGCCTCATCACCACCGTCAGTCCTGTGGAGACAG AGACAGACTCTCCGTGCAAGAGCCGCCACCTGGACCTGGTCTTCATCATCGACAGCTCCCGCAGCGTGCGTCCCGGTGAGTTTGAGAAGGTCAAGATCTTCCTGGCCGACATGGTCGACACCCTGGGCGTGGGCTCGGACGCCACCAGGGTGGCGGTCGTCAACTACGCCAGCACCGTCAAGCTTGAGTTCCTGCTCGGGGACCACTTCAACAAACCCGACATGAAGAAAGCCATCTCCCGCATCGAGCCCCTGGCGGCTGGCACCATGACCGGCCTCGCCATCAAGACCGCGGTGACCGAGGCCTTCACCGAGCAGTCGGGAGCCCGGCCTCGCTCCAGGAACATCGCCAAGGTGGCCATCATTGTGACAGACGGGAGGCCTCAGGACCAGGTGGAGGAGGTGTCGGCCGCGGCCCGGGCCTCGGGCATCGAGATCTACGCCGTCGGGGTGGACCGCGCCGACATGCGCTCCCTGCAGCTGATGGCCAGCGTCCCCCTGGATGACCACGTGTTCTACGTGGAGACGTACGGTGTCATCGAGAAGCTCACCTCCAAGTTCAGGGAGACGCTGTGCG GTCTGGACCCCTGCACCACGGGACATGAGTGCGAACACATTTGTGTCAACAGCAACGCCTCCTATCACTGCAAGTGCCGGAATGGCTACATCTTGAATGCGGACAAGAAGACGTGTGCCCTGAAAC aggtgaaggtggaggtggtggaggatcCCTGCAAATGTGAAGCCAGACTGGCTTTCCAGAAGCAGACGCAGGCGGCCGTCCAGCAGCTCACAGCCAAGC TGGCCGATGTGTCGGGCAGAATCGAGCGTCTGGAGAACATGGTCGGCCGTGCTTGA
- the matn3a gene encoding matrilin-3a isoform X4 codes for MKSSPWGLLCCASLLLSDVLGTYHLGAGDPQLLAAQSFAQTRSNGRPPLRTLNPAIHRSDYTYRGGYHYHYQPPRIPPPVVYQPVPLPPPVTYHRHSVPVPPYHHRFSGPVAPHMHHAYKGLSPPVVHHPHQWVKGPFPYKFKGPCPTRSEPSVPTTAVVHLPTAVPSLPEPTLLPTPPATTAAPPTTTMPVAVTTVPPAETSAPVTLPVSTQSGLITTVSPVETGLDPCTTGHECEHICVNSNASYHCKCRNGYILNADKKTCALKQVKVEVVEDPCKCEARLAFQKQTQAAVQQLTAKLADVSGRIERLENMVGRA; via the exons ATGAAGTCTTCCCCCTGGGGCCTGCTGTGCTGCGCCTCCCTGCTGCTGTCCGACGTGCTGGGCACGTACCACCTCGGTGCCGGGGATCCTCAGCTCTTGGCAGCACAGAGCTTCGCTCAGACCAGAAGCAATGGTCGACCCCCGCTCAGGACCCTGAATCCAGCAA TTCACAGAAGTGATTACACGTATAGAGGAGGGTATCACTACCACTACCAGCCGCCGAGGATCCCTCCACCGGTAGTGTATCaacctgttcctcttcctccgccggTGACTTACCACAGACACTCGGTCCCCGTGCCGCCCTATCACCACCGGTTCTCAGGGCCGGTGGCGCCGCATATGCACCACGCATACAAGGGTCTATCTCCACCTGTAGTTCACCATCCTCACCAATGGGTCAAAGGCCCGTTTCCATACAAATTCAAAGGTCCGTGCCCAACGAGGTCAGAGCCCTCGGTGCCAACAACAGCTGTGGTTCACCTCCCTACCGCCGTCCCATCGCTGCCAGAGCCAACACTGCTCCCAACTCCGCCAGCGACCACAGCGGCACCGCCGACAACCACCATGCCGGTGGCGGTGACCACGGTGCCGCCGGCGGAGACCAGCGCTCCTGTGACGCTACCGGTCAGTACCCAAAGCGGCCTCATCACCACCGTCAGTCCTGTGGAGACAG GTCTGGACCCCTGCACCACGGGACATGAGTGCGAACACATTTGTGTCAACAGCAACGCCTCCTATCACTGCAAGTGCCGGAATGGCTACATCTTGAATGCGGACAAGAAGACGTGTGCCCTGAAAC aggtgaaggtggaggtggtggaggatcCCTGCAAATGTGAAGCCAGACTGGCTTTCCAGAAGCAGACGCAGGCGGCCGTCCAGCAGCTCACAGCCAAGC TGGCCGATGTGTCGGGCAGAATCGAGCGTCTGGAGAACATGGTCGGCCGTGCTTGA
- the matn3a gene encoding matrilin-3a isoform X3 has translation MKSSPWGLLCCASLLLSDVLGTYHLGAGDPQLLAAQSFAQTRSNGRPPLRTLNPAKTDSPCKSRHLDLVFIIDSSRSVRPGEFEKVKIFLADMVDTLGVGSDATRVAVVNYASTVKLEFLLGDHFNKPDMKKAISRIEPLAAGTMTGLAIKTAVTEAFTEQSGARPRSRNIAKVAIIVTDGRPQDQVEEVSAAARASGIEIYAVGVDRADMRSLQLMASVPLDDHVFYVETYGVIEKLTSKFRETLCGLDPCTTGHECEHICVNSNASYHCKCRNGYILNADKKTCALKQVKVEVVEDPCKCEARLAFQKQTQAAVQQLTAKLADVSGRIERLENMVGRA, from the exons ATGAAGTCTTCCCCCTGGGGCCTGCTGTGCTGCGCCTCCCTGCTGCTGTCCGACGTGCTGGGCACGTACCACCTCGGTGCCGGGGATCCTCAGCTCTTGGCAGCACAGAGCTTCGCTCAGACCAGAAGCAATGGTCGACCCCCGCTCAGGACCCTGAATCCAGCAA AGACAGACTCTCCGTGCAAGAGCCGCCACCTGGACCTGGTCTTCATCATCGACAGCTCCCGCAGCGTGCGTCCCGGTGAGTTTGAGAAGGTCAAGATCTTCCTGGCCGACATGGTCGACACCCTGGGCGTGGGCTCGGACGCCACCAGGGTGGCGGTCGTCAACTACGCCAGCACCGTCAAGCTTGAGTTCCTGCTCGGGGACCACTTCAACAAACCCGACATGAAGAAAGCCATCTCCCGCATCGAGCCCCTGGCGGCTGGCACCATGACCGGCCTCGCCATCAAGACCGCGGTGACCGAGGCCTTCACCGAGCAGTCGGGAGCCCGGCCTCGCTCCAGGAACATCGCCAAGGTGGCCATCATTGTGACAGACGGGAGGCCTCAGGACCAGGTGGAGGAGGTGTCGGCCGCGGCCCGGGCCTCGGGCATCGAGATCTACGCCGTCGGGGTGGACCGCGCCGACATGCGCTCCCTGCAGCTGATGGCCAGCGTCCCCCTGGATGACCACGTGTTCTACGTGGAGACGTACGGTGTCATCGAGAAGCTCACCTCCAAGTTCAGGGAGACGCTGTGCG GTCTGGACCCCTGCACCACGGGACATGAGTGCGAACACATTTGTGTCAACAGCAACGCCTCCTATCACTGCAAGTGCCGGAATGGCTACATCTTGAATGCGGACAAGAAGACGTGTGCCCTGAAAC aggtgaaggtggaggtggtggaggatcCCTGCAAATGTGAAGCCAGACTGGCTTTCCAGAAGCAGACGCAGGCGGCCGTCCAGCAGCTCACAGCCAAGC TGGCCGATGTGTCGGGCAGAATCGAGCGTCTGGAGAACATGGTCGGCCGTGCTTGA
- the matn3a gene encoding matrilin-3a isoform X2 encodes MGQRPVSIQIQRSVPNEVRALGANNSCGSPPYRRPIAARANTAPNSASDHSGTADNHHAGGGDHGAAGGDQRSCDATETDSPCKSRHLDLVFIIDSSRSVRPGEFEKVKIFLADMVDTLGVGSDATRVAVVNYASTVKLEFLLGDHFNKPDMKKAISRIEPLAAGTMTGLAIKTAVTEAFTEQSGARPRSRNIAKVAIIVTDGRPQDQVEEVSAAARASGIEIYAVGVDRADMRSLQLMASVPLDDHVFYVETYGVIEKLTSKFRETLCGLDPCTTGHECEHICVNSNASYHCKCRNGYILNADKKTCALKQVKVEVVEDPCKCEARLAFQKQTQAAVQQLTAKLADVSGRIERLENMVGRA; translated from the exons ATGGGTCAAAGGCCCGTTTCCATACAAATTCAAAGGTCCGTGCCCAACGAGGTCAGAGCCCTCGGTGCCAACAACAGCTGTGGTTCACCTCCCTACCGCCGTCCCATCGCTGCCAGAGCCAACACTGCTCCCAACTCCGCCAGCGACCACAGCGGCACCGCCGACAACCACCATGCCGGTGGCGGTGACCACGGTGCCGCCGGCGGAGACCAGCGCTCCTGTGACGCTACCG AGACAGACTCTCCGTGCAAGAGCCGCCACCTGGACCTGGTCTTCATCATCGACAGCTCCCGCAGCGTGCGTCCCGGTGAGTTTGAGAAGGTCAAGATCTTCCTGGCCGACATGGTCGACACCCTGGGCGTGGGCTCGGACGCCACCAGGGTGGCGGTCGTCAACTACGCCAGCACCGTCAAGCTTGAGTTCCTGCTCGGGGACCACTTCAACAAACCCGACATGAAGAAAGCCATCTCCCGCATCGAGCCCCTGGCGGCTGGCACCATGACCGGCCTCGCCATCAAGACCGCGGTGACCGAGGCCTTCACCGAGCAGTCGGGAGCCCGGCCTCGCTCCAGGAACATCGCCAAGGTGGCCATCATTGTGACAGACGGGAGGCCTCAGGACCAGGTGGAGGAGGTGTCGGCCGCGGCCCGGGCCTCGGGCATCGAGATCTACGCCGTCGGGGTGGACCGCGCCGACATGCGCTCCCTGCAGCTGATGGCCAGCGTCCCCCTGGATGACCACGTGTTCTACGTGGAGACGTACGGTGTCATCGAGAAGCTCACCTCCAAGTTCAGGGAGACGCTGTGCG GTCTGGACCCCTGCACCACGGGACATGAGTGCGAACACATTTGTGTCAACAGCAACGCCTCCTATCACTGCAAGTGCCGGAATGGCTACATCTTGAATGCGGACAAGAAGACGTGTGCCCTGAAAC aggtgaaggtggaggtggtggaggatcCCTGCAAATGTGAAGCCAGACTGGCTTTCCAGAAGCAGACGCAGGCGGCCGTCCAGCAGCTCACAGCCAAGC TGGCCGATGTGTCGGGCAGAATCGAGCGTCTGGAGAACATGGTCGGCCGTGCTTGA
- the ttc32 gene encoding tetratricopeptide repeat protein 32: MEEDNYQILEHANSEFEQKNFKQAEELYTQFISSCLQSRVCEARHLATAYNNRGQIKYFRVDFQEAVEDYSSAVQADCQSEVPLYNRGLIRYRLGFFNEAKSDFQQALKLNPEFEDAKVSLQQTLVDQQQKINRGY, from the exons ATGGAGGAAGACAACTACCAAATACTTGAACATGCCAACTCTGAGTTTGAACAGAAGAACTTCAAACAGGCAGAGGAGCTGTACACGCAGTTCATctcttcctgtttacagtcCAG AGTGTGTGAAGCGCGTCATTTGGCCACTGCCTACAACAACCGCGGGCAGATAAAGTACTTCCGGGTGGATTTTCAAGAAGCGGTGGAGGATTATTCCTCCGCAGTGCAGGCGGACTGTCAGTCTGAAGTTCCCCTCTACAACAGAGGGCTCATCCGCTACAGACTGG GTTTTTTCAATGAAGCCAAGAGTGACTTCCAGCAAGCATTAAAGCTCAACCCAGAATTTGAAGATGCCAAAGTGAGCCTGCAACAGACACTTGTGGACCAGCAGCAGAAGATAAACAGGGGATactga
- the zpax1 gene encoding zona pellucida protein AX 1, which yields MFTCVRRNMRTLEDVVLWGFMVAAVITLGQSRPNTKLNLQSSSGLQSDCAGNLMRLLLDKALAVGSQLEVEAINGTQHIVLTPSLAAQCGYSMESDPWGNTRIYTSLMGCYVDNKEDTTFNVGLRLRLFNHQSPSKVASHDVSQTCSYSRWATREILCDRNYMEVSHHMATPAAQSKGQAQDDKDDANAIPGESGEAHGIWKMTFFTPEPVPMVLAEARQAGYTAMTTSARLVMRSPYNMAETYSEEVAGIPMEVFRVSAYYKAPHGLSVVNLAAACPTGGVLFTEDVISWYVPRRVTPLVDGTFKTLEMLMGINGQRLDKSQMTARGYTLSVTDFHIVIEIPVGSPDGYYKSHAPDYQYHITYSVEPMLEVLWKADDTQDETRYKVLFPITTPLMPRPPHVKDDTVPENRMFSVHLGTFLHDVELKNITFSTVVLTVEECNAGGFAVQEHRFPNGTKSFSLKVPFDANVVLKHNPEPLVTVYFLPLVFGFVLLPEETAFAHSVDLQASLQDVVLPTITGTCDQNVFYISVKYGNRGPDFQTLVGYQQLTPDLGEIYNTKVNDTHFSLVVPYTATDAAYELMTSDSIRARLDILLWDPNNNWVLSDLYLACSFPLKATECHPNGTMTAMAVKVESVPNLVPSMLTLKDQSCKPVFSNDRFAQFSFSVDSCGTTRMFFDNYMLYENEIGLYYNNKKGVAYTSPVDPDYRQKVSCYYVVNDTQTFSYNPGTISKEPAAEIGSGHLMVQMRLADDSSYEYYYQAEDYPVVSYLRQPLFFEVELMHSTDPQLALTLENCWATLHEDRTSLPSWDIIVDCCENNDDRYVTIFPPVVSDSRVAIPSHLKRFSMKMFTFTKGEDVLKEEIYVHCDAVVCDSNSQAEGSCRGQCVNPAGTSDSRYQGMKGVKRERRSTDLSKQRQISSGPIVLLNMQTSE from the exons atgttcACCTGCGTGCGGAGAAACATGAGGACGCTTGAGGACGT TGTGTTATGGGGCTTCATGGTGGCTGCAGTGATCACCTTGGGTCAGTCGAGGCCAAACACCAAGCTCAATTTGCAGTCAA GCAGTGGTTTACAGTCAGATTGTGCGGGTAATCTGATGAGGCTGTTGTTGGACAAGGCTCTGGCAGTGGGGAGCCAGCTCGAGGTGGAAGCCATCA ATGGCACCCAGCACATTGTGTTGACACCCAGCCTGGCTGCTCAGTGTGGATACAGCATGGAGTCTGACCCATGGGGCAACACCAGAATCTACACCTCTCTGATGGGCTGCTATGTGGacaacaaa GAAGATACAACATTTAACGTTGGTTTGAGACTCCGGCTGTTCaaccatcagagtccatcaaaGGTGGCGAGTCACGACGTGTCTCAGACATGCAGCTACTCTCGGTGGGCCACCAGAGAGATTCTGTGTGACAGGAACTACATGGAA GTGTCACACCACATGGCCACACCTGCTGCTCAATCTAAGGGGCAGGCTCAGGATGATAAAGACGACGCCAACGCCATCCCTGGT gAATCAGGTGAAGCACATGGTATCTGGAAAATGACGTTTTTCACCCCAGAACCGGTTCCGATGGTGCTGGCAGAGGCGAGACAAGCCGGTTACACTGCCATGACTACTTCAGCCCGTCTGGTTATGCGAAGCCCGTACAATATGGCAGAGACTTACTCTGAGGAA GTGGCTGGGATCCCCATGGAGGTTTTCCGGGTGAGCGCTTACTACAAGGCACCTCACGGTTTGAGTGTTGTGAACTTGGCAGCTGCTTGTCCCACAG GTGGCGTCCTCTTTACCGAGGATGTGATTTCCTGGTACGTACCTCGCCGTGTGACACCTTTGGTAGATGGCACCTTTAAAACCCTAGAAATGCTCATGGGCATCAACGGGCAGAGGCTGGATAAATCTCAGATGACCGCACGAGGGTACACACTATCTGTCACAGATTTTCACATCGTCATCGAGATCCCAGTGGGCTCACCTGATGGTTACTACAAG AGCCATGCCCCAGATTACCAGTACCACATCACGTACAGTGTGGAGCCCATGCTTGAGGTGCTGTGGAAGGCAGATGATACCCAAGATGAAACCAGATACAAGGTTTTGTTCCCGATTACCACCCCTCTGATGCCCAGACCGCCACATGTCAAAGATG ATACTGTCCCAGAGAACAGGATGTTCAGTGTTCACTTGGGAACCTTTCTTCATGACGTAGAGCTCAAGAACATCACCTTTTCCACCGTGGTTCTCACTGTTGAGGAGTGCAATGCTGGAGGCTTTGCTGTCCAGGAGCATCGCTTCCCCAATGGAACAAAAAGCTTCTCCCTAAAAGTGCCCTTTGATGCCAACGTTGTCCTGAAACAT AATCCGGAACCCTTGGTTACCGTCTACTTCCTCCCTCTGGTCTTTGGGTTTGTTCTTCTGCCAGAAGAGACTGCATTTGCCCACTCTGTGGATTTACAGGCATCTCTGCAGGATGTTG tgCTACCGACCATCACTGGCACCTGCGACCAGAACGTCTTTTACATCAGTGTGAAATATGGGAATCGAGGCCCTGATTTCCAGACCTTGGTTGGGTATCAGCAGCTAACCCCTGACCTGGGTGAGATCTACAACACCAAAGTCAATGACACACACTTCAGCCTTGTGGTGCCGTACACGGCCACGGACGCAGCATACGAG CTAATGACCTCTGATTCAATCAGAGCCAGACTAGACATTCTACTGTGGGATCCAAACAACAACTGGGTGCTTAGTGATCTCTATCTGGCCTGCAGTTTCCCCTTGAAGGCAACTG AGTGCCACCCAAATGGAACAATGACCGCAATGGCTGTGAAGGTGGAATCGGTGCCCAATCTTGTTCCGAGCATGCTGACTCTGAAGGACCAATCCTGCAAACCAGTTTTTAGCAATGATCGCTTTGCTCAGTTTTCTTTCAGCGTTGATTCCTGTGGGACCACTAGAATG TTTTTTGACAACTACATGCTGTATGAAAATGAGATTGGCCTGTATTACAACAACAAGAAAGGAGTGGCATACACCTCACCAGTCGATCCCGATTATAG GCAAAAGGTTTCCTGCTACTATGTGGTCAATGACACTCAGACGTTTTCCTACAACCCTGGAACAATAAGCAAAGAACCTGCAGCCGAGATTGGATCAGGACATCTGATGGTACAAATGAGGCTGGCCGACG ATTCATCATATGAATACTACTACCAAGCAGAAGATTATCCAGTAGTGAGCTATCTGAGACAGCCCCTGTTTTTTGAGGTGGAGCTGATGCACTCCACTGATCCCCAGTTGGCACTCACCTTGGAGAACTGTTGGGCCACTCTTCATGAAGACAGGACATCTCTGCCCAGTTGGGACATAATTGTGGACTG CTGTGAGAACAACGATGACAGATATGTGACCATCTTCCCCCCTGTTGTGAGCGACAGCAGAGTTGCCATCCCATCCCACCTCAAACGCTTCTCCATGAAGATGTTCACCTTCACCAAAGGTGAAGATGTTCTGAAAGAAGAG ATTTATGTCCACTGTGATGCAGTGGTTTGTGACTCAAACAGCCAAGCGGAAGGTTCCTGCAGAGGCCAGTGTGTGAATCCTGCTGGCACCAGTGATTCCAGATATCAAGGGATGAAAGGAGTTAAAAGGG AACGAAGAAGCACAGACTTGAGCAAACAAAGGCAGATCTCCTCTGGACCCATTGTTCTACTGAACATGCAAACCTCTGAATAA